The proteins below come from a single Mus musculus strain C57BL/6J chromosome 5, GRCm38.p6 C57BL/6J genomic window:
- the Agbl5 gene encoding cytosolic carboxypeptidase-like protein 5 isoform 6 (isoform 6 is encoded by transcript variant 6), producing the protein MELRCGGLLFSSRFDSGNLAHVEKVETVSSDGEGVGGVATAPASGSAASPDYEFNVWTRPDCAETEYENGNRSWFYFSVRGGTPGKLIKINIMNMNKQSKLYSQGMAPFVRTLPSRPRWERIRERPTFEMTETQFVLSFVHRFVEGRGATTFFAFCYPFSYSDCQDLLSQLDQRFSENYSTHSSPLDSIYYHRELLCYSLDGLRVDLLTITSCHGLRDDREPRLEQLFPDLGTPRPFRFTGKRIFFLSSRVHPGETPSSFVFNGFLDFILRPDDPRAQTLRRLFVFKLIPMLNPDGVVRGHYRTDSRGVNLNRQYLKPDAVLHPAIYGAKAVLLYHHVHSRLNAKSPTNQQPTLHLPPEAPLSDLEKANNLHNEAHLGQSPDGENPATWPETEPAEEKTDPVWLMPQPIPELEEPAPDTIPPKESGVAYYVDLHGHASKRGCFMYGNSFSDESTQVENMLYPKLISLNSAHFDFQGCNFSEKNMYARDRRDGQSKEGSGRVAIYKASGIIHSYTLECNYNTGRSVNSIPAACHDNGRASPPPPPAFPSRYTVELFEQVGRAMAIAALDMAECNPWPRIVLSEHSSLTNLRAWMLRHVRNSRGLTSAGNMGASKKRGARTPPKSNNSLPVSCSENALSRVRSFSTGTSTGGSSSSQQNSPQMKNSPSFPFHGSRTAGLPGLGSSTQKVSHRVLGPVREPRCSDRRRRQQPLNHRSTTSSLAPSPTLASSGPTSSRNMGSCLLPNSLSLSGRYPLPLKPELPTFFPFLPPRA; encoded by the exons ATGGAGCTGCGCTGTGGGGGATTGCTGTTCAGTTCTCGCTTTGATTCAGGGAACCTAGCCCATGTGGAAAAGGTGGAGACTGTGTCTAGTGATGGGGAAGGCGTAGGAGGGGTGGCAACAGCCCCCGCTAGTGGGTCTGCTGCTTCCCCTGACTACGAGTTCAACGTGTGGACCCGGCCTGACTGTGCTGAAACGGAATATGAAAATGGCAACAG GTCATGGTTCTACTTCAGTGTCCGGGGAGGGACTCCAGGAAAGCTTATCaagatcaacattatgaacatgAACAAGCAAAGCAAACTGTATTCCCAGGGCATGGCCCCCTTTGTGCGCACACTGCCTTCCCGGCCACGCTGGGAACGCATTAGAGAGCGGCCCACCTTTGAG atgacagagacacagtttgtgCTATCCTTTGTTCACCGTTTCGTAGAGGGCCGGGGAGCCACCACCTTCTTCGCCTTCTGCTACCCCTTCTCCTACAGTGACTGCCAGGATCTGCTGAGCCAGCTAGACCAGCGCTTTTCAGAGAATTACTCTACCCATAGCAG TCCTCTGGATAGTATTTATTACCACCGAGAGCTTCTCTGCTATTCTCTGGATGGACTTCGTGTAGATCTACTAACAATCACTTCCTGCCATGGGCTTCGAGATGATCGGGAGCCCCGACTAGAGCAGCTATTTCCTGATCTCGGCACTCCCCGACCATTCCGTTTCACAGGCAAAAGG ATATTCTTCTTAAGCAGTAGGGTACACCCTGGAGAGACTCCATCTAGCTTTGTGTTCAATGGCTTTCTGGACTTCATCCTTCGACCTGATGATCCCCGGGCACAAACTCTCCGTCGACTCTTTGTTTTTAAGTTGATTCCCATGTTAAACCCTGATGGTGTGGTCCGGGGCCACTACCG CACGGACTCCCGTGGAGTGAATCTGAACCGTCAGTACTTGAAGCCTGATGCCGTCCTGCACCCGGCCATCTATGGCGCCAAAGCTGTGCTGCTTTATCATCACGTGCACTCGAGGCTCAACGCCAAGAGTCCCACGAACCAGCAACccactctccatctccctccGGAAGCCCCTCTCTCTGACCTCGAGAAAGCCAATAATCTCCACAATGAAGCTCACCTCGGGCAGTCACCTGATGGGGAAAACCCTGCGACTTGGCCTGAGACAGAGCCAGCAGAAGAGAAGACTGACCCTGTGTGGCTTATGCCACAGCCAATTCCTGAACTCGAGGAGCCAGCCCCTGACACCATCCCCCCAAAAGAGAGTGGTGTTGCTTACTATGTAGACTTGCACGGACATGCTTCCAAAAGGGGCTGCTTCATGTATGGCAACAGCTTTAGTGACGAGAGCACCCAG GTGGAAAACATGCTATATCCAAAGCTCATCTCCTTGAATTCAGCCCACTTTGACTTCCAGGGCTGCAATTTCTCAGAGAAGAACATGTATGCCCGAGACCGTAGAGATGGCCAGTCCAAAGAGGGAAGCGGCCGTGTCGCAATCTACAAAGCCTCAGGGATAATCCACAG CTACACACTTGAATGCAACTACAACACTGGACGCTCAGTCAACAGCATCCCTGCTGCCTGCCATGACAACGGGCGcgccagcccccctccccctccggCTTTCCCCTCCAGATACACTGTGGAACTATTCGAGCAG GTGGGGCGAGCTATGGCCATCGCAGCTCTGGACATGGCAGAGTGTAATCCGTGGCCCCGAATTGTGCTGTCGGAACACAGCAGCCTCACCAACCTGCGAGCCTGGATGCTGAGGCACGTGCGCAACAGCAGAGGGCTGACCAGTGCTGGGAACATGGGCGCGAGCAAGAAGCGAGGGGCTCGAACCCCTCCCAAAAGCAACAa CAGCTTGCCTGTTTCCTGCTCTGAAAATGCTCTGAGCCGGGTTCGCAGTTTTAGCACCGGCACGAGTactggtggcagcagcagcagccaacaAAACTCTCCACAGATGAAGAACTCTCCCAGCTTCCCTTTTCATGGCAGTCGGACTGCGGGGCTACCAGGCCTGGGCTCTAGCACCCAAAAGGTCAGCCATCGGGTGCTGGGCCCTGTCAGAG AGCCCCGATGCTCAGACAGAAGGCGGCGACAGCAGCCACTGAACCATCGCTCTACCACAAGCAGCCTGGCCCCATCCCCAACTCTGGCTAGTTCTGGCCCAACCTCCTCACGAAACATGGGCTCCTGCCTCCTACCCAATTCACTCAGCTTATCAGGTCGGTACCCACTGCCCCTGAAACCTGAGTTGCccactttcttccctttcctaccACCCAGGGCTTAG